From the genome of Candidatus Bathyarchaeia archaeon:
ATGTCTGAGAGGAAACAGCGCATTTACTCTAAGGTTTTAATGGATGTTGACAGCGGAGCCTATGTGGAGAACTGGAGTATAAGTGGCGATGAGCTTGGAATAGATGGGGGCTGGCGGATACATAAGCGCAGACTCTACGGGGGTCTATCGGATGGGGTTGACGTAATAACCGTCGATAATGGTGAGCTATCTTTTACTGTTGTGCCGACTAGGGGAATGGGCATGTGGAGAGGCGAGTTTAAAGGAGAATTTTTAGGCTGGGCTTCACCGGTGAGATACTTGG
Proteins encoded in this window:
- a CDS encoding DUF4432 family protein; translation: MDMSERKQRIYSKVLMDVDSGAYVENWSISGDELGIDGGWRIHKRRLYGGLSDGVDVITVDNGELSFTVVPTRGMGMWRGEFKGEFLGWASPVRYL